The following proteins are encoded in a genomic region of Polyangiaceae bacterium:
- a CDS encoding protein kinase — translation MTTRAPALTRLLERPASERKIGPFLLVEERGEGGYAPVWLAREMYGRTEVRLAAVKLFALDEFGADKEDIIEEARALGRVEHPHVARFYALAIDESIGVMGLAMELLGGRSLEDRLRADRTLSVEETLAVGIAIASALAAVHEAGIIHRDIKPSNIVEDARGTYKLIDFGIAASSDDGLGEVVAASLSDVLSGQTFADETAPVTGMATGTQGYIDPACAGRRVAPSAASDLYALGATLYRCLSGLLPAHIGTSAKGAVILDSRVTSGEIPPEPLASRTRAIPPAFAALVDRLLSPRPEHRPRGALQVEHELERIRLELGGRKRDLPPENEGPFRGLRRFEARDRDVFFGRRNEMTKALELLRKKGLVALVGPSGSGKSSLARAALLPALVGRELSKWPKAWDVVIVEPGRDPLAAIYTAIAAFVPEAPLLDEEQLVAALAERANVEERGVVLFVDQLEELVTTSIPESRDAAAKVLVHMGERAIPGVRAVVAARSDLLDPLLNLGPLGRTIANALCLVEPLRPMDWRDSVLGALEAYGYRLEDAELEKELFHAIDRAVDAMPLVEFALAEMWNARDQENKRLTRAAFEKIGGIEGALERHAEATISAMVEADPESMDVVRSVLLALTTPEGTRRAQSEDELVQIAGEAARDVITALGKARLLVPSKDGVTVAHEALLTRWERLRYWIAEARGDRMLAEEIERDGARWKKDPESVGLWTGRRLAFARELVRKNEVRLSTDAAAFVRASVRASQRRRVVIVVLGAVIVAILGMMGTMYVQAERKSARRDRERAAAQEEILKVERAYITQFESALRENKDKDEKLAELERLSSERNKQITSSRSKEDITPATTAVSTQTKLPGVARNTMLMSSPRPTASIQLASTSSAAASQSSEAPAKQPETSPPAATRQTVIRLR, via the coding sequence ATGACGACACGCGCCCCGGCCCTCACGCGCCTTCTAGAACGCCCCGCGTCAGAGCGAAAAATCGGCCCGTTTTTGCTGGTCGAAGAGCGCGGTGAAGGGGGGTATGCCCCCGTCTGGCTCGCCCGCGAGATGTACGGGCGAACCGAAGTGCGCCTTGCCGCCGTGAAACTCTTTGCTCTCGACGAGTTCGGTGCCGACAAGGAAGACATCATCGAAGAAGCCCGCGCGCTCGGGCGCGTCGAACATCCACACGTGGCGCGCTTTTACGCGCTCGCCATCGACGAATCCATCGGCGTCATGGGGCTCGCGATGGAGCTACTCGGAGGCCGATCGCTCGAAGATCGGCTTCGAGCCGATCGCACCCTGAGCGTCGAAGAAACGCTTGCCGTCGGCATCGCGATCGCTTCGGCCCTCGCCGCCGTGCATGAAGCAGGCATCATTCATCGCGACATCAAGCCCAGCAACATCGTCGAAGATGCTCGCGGAACCTACAAGCTCATCGACTTTGGAATCGCAGCGTCGAGCGACGATGGACTTGGTGAAGTGGTCGCCGCGAGTTTGTCCGATGTTCTGTCGGGACAAACTTTCGCGGATGAAACCGCGCCCGTGACGGGCATGGCGACCGGCACGCAAGGGTACATCGATCCCGCGTGCGCGGGCAGGCGCGTAGCGCCTTCGGCAGCCAGCGATTTGTATGCGCTCGGAGCAACTTTGTATCGCTGTTTGTCCGGGCTATTGCCCGCGCACATCGGCACGAGCGCCAAGGGCGCCGTGATACTCGATTCACGCGTCACTTCCGGAGAAATCCCGCCGGAACCACTTGCATCGCGCACGCGGGCCATTCCGCCCGCGTTCGCTGCTTTGGTCGATCGGTTGCTTTCGCCGCGTCCAGAACATCGGCCGCGTGGAGCATTGCAGGTGGAGCACGAGCTCGAACGAATTCGTCTGGAGCTCGGCGGGCGAAAACGGGACCTTCCTCCCGAAAACGAAGGGCCTTTTCGCGGTTTGCGCAGGTTCGAAGCGCGCGATCGCGATGTATTCTTTGGTCGGCGCAATGAAATGACCAAAGCCCTCGAATTGCTTCGCAAAAAGGGGCTCGTCGCGCTCGTGGGGCCATCGGGCAGTGGAAAATCGAGTTTGGCACGGGCAGCGCTCTTGCCTGCTCTCGTCGGACGAGAATTGTCCAAATGGCCGAAAGCGTGGGACGTTGTTATCGTCGAACCAGGTCGAGATCCACTCGCCGCCATTTACACAGCAATCGCAGCATTCGTGCCGGAAGCACCCCTCCTCGACGAAGAGCAGCTCGTGGCGGCTTTGGCCGAACGAGCCAATGTGGAAGAACGTGGCGTCGTCTTGTTCGTCGATCAACTCGAAGAATTGGTGACGACGTCGATCCCGGAAAGTCGCGATGCCGCGGCCAAAGTGCTCGTGCACATGGGCGAGCGTGCGATTCCTGGTGTGCGCGCGGTCGTTGCAGCGCGTAGCGATTTGCTCGACCCACTCCTCAACCTGGGTCCGCTCGGAAGAACGATTGCCAATGCTTTGTGTCTCGTCGAGCCGCTTCGTCCCATGGATTGGCGGGACAGTGTGCTCGGCGCTTTGGAAGCATACGGTTATCGATTGGAAGACGCCGAGCTGGAAAAGGAATTGTTTCATGCAATCGATCGAGCCGTCGATGCCATGCCGCTCGTCGAATTCGCTTTGGCGGAAATGTGGAATGCGCGGGATCAGGAAAACAAGCGATTGACGCGCGCGGCTTTTGAAAAAATCGGGGGCATTGAAGGGGCGCTCGAAAGGCACGCCGAAGCGACCATTTCGGCCATGGTGGAGGCGGATCCCGAATCCATGGACGTCGTCCGCTCCGTTTTGCTTGCATTGACCACGCCCGAAGGCACTCGCCGGGCGCAAAGCGAAGACGAGCTCGTACAGATTGCGGGAGAAGCGGCGCGGGACGTCATCACGGCGCTGGGGAAGGCGCGTCTTTTGGTGCCCTCGAAAGATGGCGTCACGGTGGCGCACGAGGCACTGCTCACGCGCTGGGAGCGGCTCCGTTATTGGATTGCCGAGGCACGCGGCGATAGGATGCTCGCCGAAGAAATCGAGCGTGACGGAGCACGATGGAAAAAGGATCCGGAGAGTGTTGGGTTATGGACGGGGAGGCGGCTCGCGTTTGCTCGTGAGCTTGTCCGGAAAAACGAAGTGCGATTGTCGACCGATGCGGCGGCATTCGTCCGCGCGAGCGTGCGAGCAAGTCAGCGGCGACGTGTGGTGATTGTCGTACTTGGAGCCGTCATTGTTGCAATCTTGGGCATGATGGGCACGATGTATGTTCAGGCGGAACGCAAAAGCGCACGCAGAGACCGCGAGCGAGCGGCTGCCCAGGAAGAAATATTGAAGGTGGAGCGCGCCTATATTACGCAATTCGAGTCTGCGCTTCGCGAGAACAAAGACAAGGACGAAAAGCTCGCAGAGCTCGAGAGGTTGTCATCCGAGCGCAACAAACAGATCACGTCATCGCGATCCAAAGAAGATATCACACCGGCGACGACGGCGGTGTCGACACAAACCAAGTTGCCCGGCGTTGCGCGCAATACCATGTTGATGAGTTCGCCACGACCAACCGCATCCATTCAATTAGCGTCCACTTCATCCGCAGCCGCGTCGCAATCCTCCGAAGCGCCTGCAAAGCAACCCGAAACGTCACCGCCTGCAGCTACACGTCAAACAGTTATCAGACTTCGATGA
- a CDS encoding sigma 54-interacting transcriptional regulator, producing the protein MVFAAGDEALVYALPASGKLIIGRAEDVDIRIDDASVSRRHAALHLDAAMRIEDLGSSNGTDVRRRGERSGSADNTRKVYRKPGLTFTVDVGECILIGTTVATIRRLRSSRGSDPAPPPPSDRVVVQAPVMRELYENARRIARSDMRVLILGETGVGKEVLAREIHKASPRTKGPFLAVHCAALNESLLESELFGHRKGSFTGATEDKPGLFEAAHGGTVFLDEIGELPTAVQTKLLRALEEGTITRVGEQTPRKIDVRFIAATNRDLETEIEQGKFRRDLFFRLEGVSLTVPPLYERVMEIIPLARLFLDQECRKLDRVEAPDISAEAIRLLEEYAWPGNVRELRNAMQRASVFCTEEEVLPEHLPPRISGRAPQIPPAKGSSPEARSLASRAPNATQPIAETELPLSAEEQAEYQQIMEALDRNAGNQTAAAKELEISRRTLVSRLEKYRIRRPRKK; encoded by the coding sequence GTGGTCTTCGCTGCAGGCGATGAAGCCCTCGTTTACGCACTTCCCGCGTCGGGAAAGCTCATCATTGGCCGAGCCGAAGACGTCGACATTCGCATCGATGATGCGTCGGTATCGCGTCGTCATGCCGCACTGCATCTCGATGCGGCGATGCGTATCGAAGATCTTGGGAGCTCCAACGGAACCGACGTGCGCCGTCGCGGAGAGCGTTCGGGCTCTGCAGACAATACGCGGAAAGTCTATCGAAAACCGGGTCTTACGTTCACCGTCGACGTTGGCGAATGCATCCTCATCGGCACGACCGTGGCCACGATTCGGAGGCTACGCTCATCGCGAGGGTCCGATCCAGCGCCTCCGCCGCCGTCCGATCGTGTGGTCGTGCAGGCTCCTGTGATGCGAGAGCTTTATGAGAATGCCCGGCGTATTGCGCGATCGGACATGCGCGTGCTGATCCTTGGCGAGACGGGGGTGGGCAAGGAAGTGTTGGCGCGCGAAATACACAAGGCATCACCGCGAACGAAGGGGCCATTTTTGGCGGTTCATTGCGCGGCGCTCAACGAAAGTTTGCTCGAGAGCGAGCTCTTTGGGCACAGGAAGGGATCGTTTACGGGCGCAACGGAAGACAAACCGGGGCTCTTCGAGGCGGCGCATGGCGGGACGGTGTTTTTGGATGAAATTGGCGAGCTTCCGACGGCGGTGCAAACGAAGCTCTTGAGGGCGCTCGAGGAGGGCACGATTACGCGCGTGGGAGAACAAACGCCTCGAAAAATCGATGTCCGATTCATTGCGGCGACGAATCGCGATTTGGAGACGGAAATCGAGCAGGGCAAATTTCGGCGAGATTTGTTTTTCCGGCTCGAAGGGGTGTCGCTCACGGTGCCGCCGCTCTATGAGCGCGTAATGGAGATCATTCCTTTGGCGCGGCTTTTTTTGGATCAAGAGTGTCGCAAGCTCGATCGGGTGGAGGCGCCCGACATATCGGCGGAGGCCATCCGATTGCTCGAGGAATATGCGTGGCCGGGCAACGTGCGAGAATTACGCAATGCGATGCAGCGTGCGAGTGTATTTTGCACGGAGGAAGAGGTATTGCCGGAGCATTTGCCGCCGCGGATATCGGGTCGTGCGCCGCAGATTCCGCCGGCCAAGGGCAGCTCGCCGGAAGCGCGCTCTTTGGCATCGCGTGCGCCGAACGCGACGCAACCGATTGCGGAGACGGAATTGCCATTGAGCGCGGAGGAGCAGGCGGAGTATCAACAGATCATGGAAGCGCTCGACCGCAACGCGGGTAATCAGACGGCGGCGGCGAAGGAGCTGGAGATCTCGCGACGCACCTTGGTCTCGCGGCTGGAGAAGTACAGGATACGGAGGCCGAGGAAAAAATGA
- a CDS encoding SMP-30/gluconolactonase/LRE family protein — translation MLKPILSISLIATACLVAACDDTSTNTNPTGSSSSTAAGGSAGMGGDGGGGAGGAGGTAGGGNGGTGGTGGAMSSKDPLEGIGTVEKVQGNFQFTEGPQWIQSKSTLLFTDIPANKIIEHAPPMMFATYVEPSSNANGLAVDKKGGLYACEHSGRRISRIEPDKTVTSIVDNYQGKKFNSPNDIIIRDDGNIYFTDPPYGLPQGDPGELGYQGIFRVTPVNSVELIANDMSRPNGIALSPDQKTLYVNDTASGELRTYALGDNGLPGAMNKLVTTSPNPDGMAIDDQGNIFVTTSVGVEVYAPDGKLWGTIQVPEQPSNCAFGGADRKTLFITARTSLYRVTVQGTGMY, via the coding sequence ATGCTCAAACCCATCCTTTCCATCAGCTTGATTGCAACAGCTTGCCTCGTCGCAGCGTGCGACGACACCAGCACCAATACCAACCCCACCGGCAGCTCGTCATCCACCGCTGCCGGCGGATCCGCAGGCATGGGCGGCGACGGCGGCGGCGGCGCGGGCGGCGCAGGTGGCACCGCAGGCGGCGGCAATGGCGGCACGGGCGGCACGGGCGGCGCCATGTCGAGCAAGGACCCGCTCGAAGGCATTGGAACCGTCGAAAAAGTCCAAGGCAACTTCCAGTTCACCGAAGGACCGCAATGGATCCAAAGCAAAAGCACGCTCCTTTTCACCGACATTCCCGCAAACAAGATCATCGAACATGCTCCACCCATGATGTTCGCCACGTACGTCGAACCGAGCAGCAATGCCAATGGGCTCGCGGTCGACAAAAAGGGCGGGCTCTATGCCTGCGAACACAGCGGCAGGCGCATCTCACGCATCGAACCCGATAAAACGGTGACCAGCATCGTCGACAATTACCAGGGCAAAAAATTCAATAGCCCCAACGACATCATCATCCGCGATGACGGCAATATTTACTTCACTGACCCTCCCTATGGTCTGCCCCAGGGCGACCCCGGCGAGCTCGGTTATCAAGGTATCTTTCGCGTGACGCCCGTCAATAGCGTCGAGCTCATTGCGAACGACATGTCACGGCCCAATGGCATCGCCCTCTCCCCCGACCAAAAAACATTGTATGTCAACGACACCGCGTCCGGCGAACTACGCACCTACGCGCTCGGCGATAACGGCTTGCCAGGCGCCATGAACAAACTCGTCACGACCAGCCCGAATCCGGACGGAATGGCCATCGACGACCAAGGCAATATTTTCGTGACGACCAGCGTCGGCGTCGAAGTCTATGCGCCCGACGGTAAACTCTGGGGCACCATTCAAGTCCCCGAACAACCATCGAATTGCGCATTCGGCGGCGCCGATCGAAAAACATTGTTCATCACCGCACGCACTTCGCTTTACCGCGTCACCGTCCAAGGAACCGGAATGTACTGA
- a CDS encoding AAA family ATPase, giving the protein MSNARLLSITLERFKSYDKATTIPLSPLTVVLGKNNSGKSSIIQALLLLKQTLALPRPEVPLHLQGALFDALSLREVTYGWPAPADYVEGPRIVIRWSSTIDTRVAWERAGWPDKATFMKNTGLEWMRGIISQLMALQCRVTELELAYAEVEGRTVLYEVRLRSFAKAEDREPECRFTFKREKHLGLYSCWFNGQDASKLYVGMDHFLPNVSLDRSDLGPRSKQRTWFNAFLLLFSQPINDLKAILSGFGYLGAMRTPPATLYRPDPVPPEEIGVNAEYAAQMLHARRSDRVHYLPPLRIEGGEIKVPSKVRAKNLEDAINEVLLELGVDVRLKVDEVKDVGFRLFFGQASLQHVGRGLSYLLPVIQLGLVADPLRFDPILGDSHQNEYDAACRSYSHIATEEGDAHLHPKVQSRLAHWLVALAMARRQLIVETHSDHLVRRLRGLAARAKPGSDLEKWLLENVNIVKVEQHEGMSTAETVRLTPQGSLEDWPAEFMDEATDEERAIYDASLDKPAGEQGMMPELGTIEHDVGDEPDLGP; this is encoded by the coding sequence GTGTCAAACGCGAGACTTCTGTCCATCACGCTCGAACGATTCAAGAGCTATGACAAGGCGACAACGATTCCTTTGTCGCCGCTCACGGTGGTCTTGGGCAAGAACAATAGCGGAAAGAGCAGCATTATTCAGGCGCTCCTGTTGTTGAAGCAAACATTGGCGCTTCCGCGACCGGAGGTGCCATTGCATCTTCAAGGGGCACTTTTCGACGCGTTATCACTACGCGAAGTTACTTATGGTTGGCCGGCGCCGGCCGATTATGTGGAAGGGCCGCGGATCGTCATTCGCTGGTCCTCCACTATCGATACTCGCGTGGCATGGGAACGCGCAGGATGGCCCGATAAGGCCACGTTTATGAAGAACACCGGGCTCGAATGGATGCGCGGCATCATATCACAACTGATGGCACTACAATGTCGGGTCACCGAGCTGGAGCTTGCTTATGCTGAGGTGGAGGGGCGCACGGTACTGTATGAGGTGAGGCTTCGTTCATTTGCCAAGGCCGAGGACCGAGAGCCGGAGTGTCGGTTTACCTTCAAGCGAGAAAAACATCTTGGGCTTTATTCATGTTGGTTCAATGGGCAAGACGCGAGCAAGCTGTATGTTGGTATGGATCACTTTTTGCCCAACGTCTCTCTTGATCGGTCGGATTTGGGGCCACGCAGCAAGCAGCGAACGTGGTTCAATGCTTTCCTCCTGCTATTTTCACAACCAATCAATGACCTCAAAGCAATCTTATCGGGTTTCGGGTACCTCGGCGCGATGCGCACGCCGCCGGCAACACTCTATCGGCCGGATCCGGTTCCACCTGAGGAAATCGGTGTAAATGCAGAATATGCGGCGCAGATGCTCCATGCTCGGAGGAGCGATCGCGTGCATTATCTTCCTCCATTGCGGATCGAAGGCGGAGAAATCAAGGTCCCGTCGAAGGTACGAGCGAAGAACCTCGAAGACGCAATAAATGAAGTACTCCTCGAGCTCGGCGTAGATGTTCGGCTCAAAGTGGATGAGGTCAAGGACGTCGGCTTCCGCCTCTTCTTTGGGCAGGCCAGCTTGCAGCATGTCGGACGAGGTCTCAGCTATTTGCTGCCGGTCATCCAACTTGGCCTCGTGGCCGATCCGCTCCGTTTCGATCCCATTCTCGGAGATTCTCACCAGAACGAATATGATGCTGCATGCCGCAGCTATTCACACATTGCAACCGAAGAAGGCGACGCGCATTTACACCCGAAAGTTCAGTCACGCCTTGCCCATTGGCTCGTCGCCCTTGCAATGGCACGTCGACAGCTCATCGTGGAGACGCACAGCGACCATCTCGTTCGGCGCCTTCGCGGGCTCGCAGCACGTGCCAAACCCGGAAGCGATCTCGAAAAATGGCTTCTCGAGAATGTGAACATCGTCAAGGTCGAACAGCATGAAGGCATGTCAACCGCAGAGACTGTTCGGCTGACTCCGCAAGGTAGCCTCGAAGATTGGCCTGCCGAATTTATGGATGAAGCAACGGACGAAGAGCGCGCGATCTATGATGCTTCCCTTGACAAGCCCGCTGGGGAACAGGGAATGATGCCCGAACTTGGCACAATCGAACACGATGTCGGCGACGAGCCGGATCTCGGCCCATGA
- a CDS encoding tetratricopeptide repeat protein — protein sequence MLATIIILSSNAWATCPPEAFSSETAPESLKAPAQLLYDEADALLAKEPKDYAKAFELFMKSRAVYPSPDNSLMAALCLRELGRYPEALALYEEILIRFDEKLDPKERVEFKHYIDQLRQEVVIAYVDEREGSFSIDDDACGSLPRSKPIYLMPGTHLLRVLLPGKPESTVRFSGQGGDTLTLQIPVPPPPPPPSGKWFVQATVGPAIGWSGIDLGSVGLLSPLSGVLAQSRGGYRLPSDVSLGLAMGLLYAWTPGIPNGFFNTGITLYHSVPLFAPFMGISIAWEPSIDNRLNAFVRAGSGLMGAQSKNEVNARHLGAFGPIDDFGLAASGREIERSVPAYATFDIGASLRVGPATIGLSMGALFLLAEGPLLPEMSVRIVKDPLFTKPLERTSAYRPSFLFIPQVVFGFDP from the coding sequence GTGCTCGCAACGATAATCATTCTTTCATCCAATGCGTGGGCGACATGTCCGCCGGAAGCATTTTCATCGGAGACCGCACCGGAATCATTGAAAGCACCTGCGCAGCTATTGTATGACGAGGCTGACGCGCTTCTCGCCAAGGAGCCCAAGGACTACGCAAAGGCGTTCGAGCTATTCATGAAGTCGAGGGCAGTCTATCCGAGCCCGGATAACTCATTGATGGCCGCGTTGTGCTTGCGGGAGCTCGGGCGGTATCCCGAAGCCCTTGCGCTGTATGAAGAAATATTGATTCGATTCGACGAAAAACTCGATCCCAAGGAGCGCGTTGAATTCAAACACTATATTGACCAATTGAGGCAAGAGGTCGTCATTGCATATGTCGACGAGCGAGAAGGCTCGTTTTCAATTGATGACGATGCTTGCGGCTCGTTGCCCCGTTCGAAGCCCATATATCTGATGCCCGGTACACACTTGCTTCGAGTATTGCTCCCGGGCAAGCCCGAATCGACCGTGCGCTTCTCCGGCCAAGGCGGCGATACGCTCACATTGCAAATCCCCGTGCCTCCTCCGCCTCCACCGCCATCCGGCAAATGGTTTGTCCAAGCAACCGTAGGCCCCGCCATCGGATGGAGCGGAATCGATCTCGGTTCAGTGGGCTTACTCTCGCCATTGTCGGGAGTCCTGGCTCAATCACGCGGTGGTTATCGCTTGCCGAGCGACGTTTCGTTGGGTCTGGCCATGGGATTATTGTACGCGTGGACGCCGGGCATTCCGAACGGCTTTTTCAATACCGGAATCACGCTCTATCATAGTGTGCCCCTTTTCGCGCCTTTCATGGGTATATCGATCGCTTGGGAACCATCCATTGACAATCGGTTGAACGCATTCGTGCGAGCGGGCAGTGGGCTCATGGGGGCACAATCAAAAAATGAAGTCAATGCGCGGCACTTGGGTGCCTTCGGGCCGATTGACGATTTTGGATTGGCGGCTTCGGGGCGCGAGATCGAGCGCTCCGTTCCTGCCTATGCGACTTTCGATATCGGAGCCTCATTGCGTGTGGGGCCGGCCACCATCGGTCTGTCGATGGGTGCCCTCTTTCTCTTGGCTGAGGGACCTCTATTGCCGGAAATGTCGGTGCGGATTGTGAAGGATCCATTATTTACGAAGCCGCTCGAACGTACATCCGCTTATCGACCAAGTTTTCTTTTCATTCCCCAAGTCGTGTTCGGGTTCGACCCCTAG
- a CDS encoding TonB family protein, producing the protein MVRHFASLSLAFAAALGSGASYGADPPKASPQAPAPAPAPKLVPPRPLVALEAGYPDGLPANEQQETDVVLEITVTVEGGVKEARVVKGDEPYAGQATRAAAQWRFDPATRDGKPISARIRVLVHFVPPKVEEVPPEAEQGPAGAQNAGQNAPAKPKAVVAPIEVIAIGEKKAPGTVTLGRAEVRVLPGAFGDPFRAIEALPGVTPILSGVPFFYIRGAPPGNVGYFLDNIRVPYLYHLALGPSVVNPALVDRVDLYPGGYPAQYGRFAGGIVAGETTKPKAEFRGEGNLRTFDVGALVEAPLGSRGSVLAGGRYSYTAAMLSLFAPGTTLDYWDYQARVSYDITPSQHLTLFAFGGYDYLGQEDDNGVEQTVFNAQFHRVDLRYDVEVGSRTRLRQAVTFGYDRTALGGQGGVYARNFLFAARSQILHRVNESVLIRAGVDANLDSYDIFAPDDENAQNLFDVLFPPRQDIAAGVYADAVIETGRGVEFTPGARVDWFGSRGATAMSADVRLGMRVPVTKKVRLLSAMGLAHQPPSFVLPVPGLAIGELSGGLQTAAQSSTGVEVDLPLGFKASGTFFLNGFFNMNDTLGTADRDGPPQNPGGPPGMGPGPGGPPGMGPGMDEPRPNEPGPAVLNERALGNAIGLEIYIRRKLTERLGGFVSYTLSRSTRKIGNRTTVASFDRTHVLNGAISFDAGRGWRLGTRVVFYTGLPVEEDVQEQWGSDRLDPFFRIDARVEKRWKMKNKRWLSLVAEMLNVTLNEEPTGLGCTPDGCKQSYIGPVSVPSIGLEGGF; encoded by the coding sequence ATGGTTAGGCATTTTGCGAGCCTTTCACTTGCATTTGCCGCAGCTTTGGGATCTGGCGCATCGTATGGTGCAGATCCTCCAAAAGCGTCGCCCCAAGCTCCGGCGCCCGCGCCAGCACCGAAGCTCGTTCCGCCGCGGCCGCTGGTGGCGCTCGAAGCGGGATATCCTGACGGTTTGCCCGCGAACGAGCAGCAAGAAACCGACGTCGTACTCGAGATTACGGTAACGGTGGAAGGAGGTGTGAAGGAAGCGCGGGTGGTGAAGGGGGACGAGCCTTATGCGGGTCAAGCGACGCGCGCGGCAGCTCAATGGCGTTTCGATCCGGCGACGCGAGATGGGAAGCCGATATCGGCGAGAATTCGGGTGCTCGTGCATTTCGTTCCGCCGAAGGTAGAGGAAGTCCCTCCGGAGGCCGAACAAGGGCCAGCGGGCGCGCAAAACGCGGGTCAGAATGCACCGGCCAAGCCGAAAGCGGTGGTGGCGCCGATTGAAGTGATTGCCATTGGGGAGAAAAAGGCGCCGGGCACGGTGACGCTCGGGCGCGCGGAGGTGCGCGTATTGCCGGGAGCTTTTGGGGATCCTTTTCGAGCGATCGAGGCATTGCCGGGGGTGACGCCGATTTTATCGGGCGTGCCATTCTTTTACATTCGCGGAGCGCCGCCGGGCAATGTGGGGTATTTCCTGGACAACATCCGCGTGCCGTATTTGTACCATCTTGCCTTGGGGCCATCGGTCGTCAATCCGGCGCTGGTGGATCGGGTGGATTTGTATCCTGGAGGTTATCCAGCTCAATATGGGCGGTTTGCCGGTGGTATCGTCGCGGGGGAAACGACGAAGCCGAAGGCCGAATTTCGGGGCGAGGGGAATCTGCGGACGTTCGATGTCGGAGCCTTGGTCGAGGCGCCGCTCGGGAGCCGCGGGTCGGTGTTGGCGGGCGGGCGTTATTCGTATACTGCGGCCATGCTTTCGCTGTTCGCGCCCGGAACGACGCTCGATTACTGGGATTACCAGGCGCGCGTTTCGTATGACATCACGCCATCGCAACACTTGACGTTATTTGCGTTTGGCGGGTACGACTACTTGGGTCAAGAAGACGATAATGGGGTCGAACAGACGGTGTTCAATGCGCAGTTTCATCGCGTGGATCTACGTTACGACGTGGAGGTTGGGTCGCGAACGCGGTTGCGGCAAGCAGTGACGTTCGGCTACGATCGCACGGCATTGGGCGGTCAAGGTGGCGTGTATGCGCGAAATTTTCTCTTCGCGGCACGAAGCCAGATTCTACATCGGGTCAATGAATCGGTGCTGATTCGAGCGGGCGTCGATGCAAACTTGGATTCGTACGACATTTTCGCGCCCGACGACGAGAATGCGCAAAATTTGTTCGATGTGCTGTTTCCGCCGCGGCAGGACATTGCGGCGGGCGTTTATGCAGATGCCGTGATCGAGACGGGACGCGGGGTCGAATTTACGCCAGGAGCGCGTGTGGATTGGTTTGGTTCGCGCGGAGCAACGGCAATGAGCGCCGATGTGCGTCTGGGTATGCGCGTGCCCGTGACGAAGAAGGTGCGGCTGCTCTCTGCAATGGGTTTGGCGCATCAGCCACCGTCATTCGTATTGCCCGTGCCAGGGCTCGCGATTGGTGAGCTTTCGGGTGGATTGCAAACGGCTGCGCAATCGAGCACGGGGGTCGAGGTGGATTTGCCGCTCGGGTTCAAAGCGAGTGGGACGTTTTTCCTGAATGGCTTTTTCAATATGAATGATACCCTCGGGACGGCCGATCGCGATGGCCCTCCTCAGAATCCGGGAGGACCACCGGGAATGGGGCCTGGGCCGGGAGGACCGCCGGGGATGGGGCCTGGAATGGATGAGCCTCGGCCAAACGAACCGGGTCCTGCGGTGCTGAATGAGCGGGCTCTGGGAAATGCAATTGGGCTCGAGATTTACATTCGCCGCAAGTTGACGGAGCGTCTTGGTGGGTTCGTCTCGTACACATTGTCTCGATCGACGAGAAAAATTGGGAATCGAACCACGGTGGCTTCGTTCGATCGAACGCATGTGCTAAATGGTGCGATCTCATTCGATGCGGGGCGCGGATGGCGGCTTGGGACGCGTGTCGTGTTTTATACGGGATTGCCGGTCGAGGAGGATGTCCAAGAGCAATGGGGAAGCGATCGGCTGGATCCGTTTTTCCGCATCGACGCGCGCGTGGAAAAGCGCTGGAAGATGAAGAACAAGCGGTGGCTGTCGCTGGTCGCCGAAATGCTCAATGTGACGCTGAACGAAGAGCCTACGGGCTTGGGTTGCACGCCCGACGGATGCAAGCAGAGTTATATAGGACCGGTTTCGGTGCCAAGTATTGGGCTAGAGGGGGGATTTTAG